One genomic window of Stieleria sp. JC731 includes the following:
- a CDS encoding TVP38/TMEM64 family protein: MKFFVAIGLVVAVIVIWVAFGDQVNLTSLAERESQLRSFQTQHPFGVYAITFVAYVIATGLSLPGAALMTLAIGWYFELLESIVLVSFASTAGATIAFSLSRYLFRQSVEERFGERLKSFNESLEREGPFYLFSLRLIPAVPFFVINAVMGLTPIRTRTFWWVSQLGMLPGTIVYVYAGWSVPDLQKLADEGAAAAFSSQQLSRIFVAFAVLGLFPVVGRWVTKRIRQHRSQASLNGPTQEKTS, encoded by the coding sequence ATGAAATTCTTCGTCGCGATTGGCTTGGTAGTCGCGGTCATTGTTATTTGGGTAGCTTTTGGTGACCAAGTCAACTTGACCAGTTTAGCCGAACGAGAAAGCCAATTGCGATCCTTTCAGACGCAACATCCTTTTGGCGTCTATGCGATCACCTTTGTGGCCTATGTGATCGCGACCGGACTTTCGCTTCCCGGCGCGGCCCTGATGACACTGGCGATCGGCTGGTATTTTGAATTACTCGAAAGCATTGTCCTCGTCAGCTTTGCCTCCACCGCTGGCGCAACAATCGCTTTTAGTTTAAGCCGATACCTGTTTCGGCAAAGTGTCGAAGAACGATTCGGCGAGCGGTTAAAATCCTTCAACGAGTCTCTTGAACGCGAAGGGCCGTTCTACCTTTTCTCGCTTCGCCTGATCCCAGCGGTTCCATTCTTTGTCATCAACGCGGTGATGGGATTAACGCCGATTCGCACCCGAACGTTTTGGTGGGTCAGTCAACTCGGAATGCTTCCTGGGACGATCGTTTATGTCTACGCCGGTTGGAGCGTCCCTGACTTACAAAAGCTGGCTGACGAGGGAGCCGCAGCGGCTTTCAGTTCCCAGCAACTGAGTCGGATCTTTGTCGCCTTCGCTGTGCTTGGCTTGTTCCCTGTGGTCGGACGCTGGGTTACCAAACGAATCCGCCAACATCGATCGCAAGCATCACTAAATGGGCCGACCCAGGAGAAGACATCATGA
- a CDS encoding sulfatase, whose amino-acid sequence MTNSIFHLPAKHCHRLARYDDKFTIPMLFARKYSTSMDHFSTLVKKFGSVIVAGCTFLLFGISACVGKAEASSPPNIVVIFIDDMGFADPSCFGNPQMKTPNIDRLAQEGTKFTNFYVNSPICSASRVALTTGMYPQRYRIHSFLAARAANRRRLMPDWLDPNVTTLAKLLQQKGYATAHFGKWHMGGGRDVDDAPLPQAYGFDESLVSFEGLGDRILWTKTGNQRLSWKHGRGQILDLPKHKTTETYVDHAIDFIEQHHDSPFYVRVFPNDVHDTHMPSDEQRAKWVNKSANPPDVEFFAVLDEMDRQIGRLLDTIDRLELQHETLVLFTSDNGPTDWPRYYEAGHQPPGFTGPLFGRKWSLYEGGIRMPFIARWNGHIQAGRTDDSTTMAAIDLLPTVASIVDVQSDVQFDGIDMSKAFFGEPIQRESPIFWEYGVHGSILPGNEKHVSPDLAMRDGPWKLLMNVDGSEGKLFNLKADMGETTNVIDQHPDVAAEMRQKLNDWWGEMAAYYPSQAKPN is encoded by the coding sequence ATGACCAATTCAATATTTCACCTGCCAGCCAAGCATTGTCATCGACTGGCAAGATACGACGATAAGTTCACGATACCAATGTTATTCGCCCGAAAGTACAGCACTTCCATGGATCATTTTTCGACGCTGGTAAAGAAATTCGGCTCTGTGATCGTTGCCGGTTGCACGTTTTTGCTTTTCGGGATTTCAGCATGTGTGGGAAAAGCCGAGGCGAGTAGTCCACCGAATATCGTCGTCATTTTTATTGACGACATGGGTTTTGCGGACCCGAGTTGTTTCGGTAACCCGCAAATGAAGACTCCCAATATCGATCGCTTAGCGCAGGAAGGAACCAAGTTCACGAACTTTTATGTGAACTCGCCAATTTGTTCGGCTTCACGTGTGGCGTTGACAACGGGCATGTATCCGCAGCGATATCGGATTCATTCGTTTCTTGCCGCACGTGCGGCCAATCGACGTCGGTTGATGCCCGATTGGTTGGACCCGAACGTGACAACCTTGGCAAAACTGCTGCAGCAAAAGGGATACGCGACGGCGCACTTCGGTAAGTGGCACATGGGTGGCGGTCGAGACGTCGATGACGCACCGCTGCCACAAGCTTATGGATTCGACGAATCTTTGGTTTCGTTTGAAGGTTTAGGTGATCGAATTCTCTGGACCAAGACGGGGAATCAACGTCTTAGTTGGAAGCACGGGCGTGGCCAAATTCTGGACTTGCCTAAGCACAAAACCACGGAGACGTATGTTGATCACGCCATCGATTTTATCGAGCAACATCATGACTCCCCGTTCTACGTGCGAGTCTTTCCCAACGATGTGCATGACACGCACATGCCATCCGATGAGCAGCGGGCAAAGTGGGTTAACAAGTCAGCGAATCCACCCGACGTGGAATTCTTCGCCGTGCTGGATGAAATGGATCGTCAGATCGGTCGGCTGTTGGATACGATCGACCGACTGGAGTTACAGCATGAAACGCTTGTGCTTTTTACCAGCGACAACGGTCCGACCGACTGGCCGCGATACTACGAAGCGGGACATCAACCACCCGGGTTCACTGGGCCTCTGTTTGGACGAAAATGGAGCCTCTATGAAGGCGGGATCCGAATGCCGTTTATCGCTCGATGGAACGGTCATATCCAGGCAGGTAGGACGGATGATTCGACGACAATGGCCGCGATCGATTTATTGCCAACGGTCGCTTCCATCGTGGATGTCCAGTCGGATGTCCAATTCGATGGAATCGACATGTCGAAGGCATTCTTTGGAGAACCGATCCAACGCGAGTCCCCAATCTTTTGGGAATACGGAGTCCATGGAAGCATTCTTCCGGGGAATGAAAAACATGTTAGTCCCGATCTAGCCATGCGAGATGGCCCCTGGAAGCTGCTGATGAACGTCGACGGTTCAGAGGGCAAGTTGTTCAATTTGAAGGCCGACATGGGTGAAACCACCAACGTGATTGACCAACATCCCGACGTCGCCGCAGAGATGCGGCAAAAGTTGAACGATTGGTGGGGCGAGATGGCTGCGTATTACCCCAGCCAGGCAAAGCCAAATTAG
- a CDS encoding chemotaxis protein CheX, producing MNQYAKDICTQCIFQSLTELLEYYSEAEVTVQSTSCDSLAAVFNETIECPTIGCETIASMTRLDGTRFSGSLTLTSHACVIAKLCRQELQFAPDWIGELGNQILGRFKNNLLDYGVDTHLGIPLTSRGILLNNVTCPGDQLELKASTNVGNVWVTFALQVAQEESRWRKLPQSAAATAGSLQLF from the coding sequence ATGAATCAATACGCGAAAGACATCTGCACTCAGTGCATATTTCAGTCGCTCACTGAGTTGCTTGAGTACTATTCTGAAGCCGAAGTGACAGTTCAGTCGACCAGCTGCGATAGCCTTGCAGCGGTGTTCAATGAGACGATCGAATGTCCGACGATAGGATGTGAAACGATCGCATCAATGACTCGTCTGGATGGAACCCGATTCTCTGGCTCACTCACGTTGACATCGCATGCGTGCGTGATTGCTAAATTGTGCCGACAAGAATTGCAATTCGCACCGGACTGGATTGGCGAACTTGGCAATCAAATCCTGGGCCGATTCAAGAATAACCTGCTCGACTATGGCGTCGACACTCACCTGGGAATCCCGCTAACGTCACGCGGTATCCTTCTCAATAACGTGACCTGTCCCGGTGACCAGCTTGAACTGAAAGCGTCCACCAATGTTGGAAATGTGTGGGTGACGTTTGCTCTGCAGGTCGCTCAGGAAGAAAGCCGCTGGCGAAAGCTTCCACAATCTGCCGCCGCTACAGCGGGAAGTTTGCAGCTCTTCTAA
- a CDS encoding ferrochelatase: MTDPNSSSSDLPYDSFILVSFGGPEGPDDVMPFLENVLRGKNVPHERMLEVAEHYKGFGGVSPINDQNRELLAAIEKEFSEHGIDLPIYWGNRNWHPLLPDTLRQMKADGRKRSIAFFTSMFSSYSGCRQYRENIADAQDEVGEGAPIVEKVRMGFNHPGFIDSMVDGVQKSVQQLGTQPSQTKVMFTAHSIPMSMADNCDYVKQLEEACRIVAEKAGTPDWKLVYQSRSGPPQQPWLEPDVCDEIEALDSEQKIENLVIVPIGFISDHMEVLYDLDDEAAKLCQDRGIAMSRAATAGVHPSFVSMIRQLVQERIEGSTEKASLGSLGPWHDVCPKDCCTYTPRRPQRP, encoded by the coding sequence ATGACCGATCCAAATTCCTCCAGCAGTGACCTTCCTTACGATTCTTTCATTCTTGTCTCGTTCGGTGGTCCCGAGGGCCCCGATGACGTCATGCCGTTTTTGGAAAACGTGCTGAGAGGGAAAAACGTTCCTCACGAACGGATGCTGGAAGTTGCCGAGCACTACAAGGGTTTTGGTGGTGTCAGCCCCATCAATGACCAGAACCGCGAATTGCTCGCAGCGATCGAAAAGGAATTTTCGGAGCACGGAATCGACTTGCCGATCTATTGGGGAAACCGAAATTGGCATCCACTGCTTCCCGATACTTTGCGGCAAATGAAGGCGGATGGTCGAAAGCGCTCGATCGCATTCTTCACCAGCATGTTCAGCAGCTACAGCGGCTGTCGCCAATATCGCGAAAACATCGCCGACGCACAGGACGAGGTTGGTGAAGGCGCGCCAATTGTTGAAAAGGTACGAATGGGGTTCAATCACCCAGGCTTCATCGATTCAATGGTGGACGGTGTTCAAAAGTCAGTTCAACAACTGGGGACGCAGCCTTCGCAAACCAAGGTGATGTTCACCGCACATAGCATTCCTATGTCGATGGCTGACAATTGTGACTACGTCAAACAGCTTGAAGAAGCATGCCGCATTGTTGCTGAGAAGGCTGGAACGCCGGATTGGAAACTGGTCTACCAAAGTCGCAGTGGCCCACCACAACAGCCTTGGTTGGAACCGGACGTCTGCGACGAAATCGAGGCTCTCGATTCTGAGCAAAAGATCGAAAACTTAGTGATCGTGCCGATCGGTTTTATCAGCGATCATATGGAAGTGCTTTACGATCTGGATGACGAAGCGGCAAAGCTATGCCAAGATCGTGGGATCGCGATGAGCCGCGCTGCGACTGCCGGAGTTCACCCAAGTTTCGTTTCGATGATTCGACAGCTTGTCCAAGAAAGGATCGAAGGGAGCACTGAAAAGGCTTCATTAGGATCGCTCGGCCCGTGGCACGATGTTTGTCCCAAAGACTGCTGCACCTACACGCCCCGGCGTCCCCAACGCCCCTAG
- a CDS encoding aminotransferase class V-fold PLP-dependent enzyme, whose protein sequence is MRQHWQLNPEIDYLNHGSFGATPTTVLQARIGYIEQLERDPIEFLAPERDLEPKLDHVRAVVSDLVGCEDESLVFVRNATDGVNAVVRSLKLQPGDEIVITNHGYNACNNAIRFAAETIGAVVRVAQIPFPLQHEDDVIQSVAAVLTERTRLLVVDHVTSPTAIVFPLERLVELAHENKTRILVDGAHAPGMIPIDLRQLGADYYTANHHKWICAPKASGFLYVDKSLHQEVRPTVISHGANKQSDRRSRFHAEFDWPGTYDVTPILAVPAALDFLGTLFPGGLPQLMDRNHDCAIQARKIMNDALGAEAATPEPMVGSMAAVTLAKDKFSSSSDLATFQKHLFDKHRIEVPTFMGPNDTPILRVSMQAYNDLAQVERLADLLRTSI, encoded by the coding sequence ATGCGACAACACTGGCAACTGAATCCCGAAATTGACTACCTGAACCATGGGTCCTTTGGGGCCACCCCCACAACGGTTTTGCAAGCTCGTATTGGCTATATTGAACAGCTCGAACGTGATCCGATTGAGTTCCTTGCGCCAGAACGTGACCTAGAGCCCAAACTCGATCACGTTCGCGCTGTCGTGTCGGACCTAGTCGGATGTGAAGATGAATCCCTGGTCTTCGTTCGAAACGCAACTGATGGAGTCAACGCCGTTGTTCGGTCGCTGAAACTGCAGCCGGGCGACGAAATTGTGATCACCAACCATGGTTACAACGCATGTAACAATGCGATCCGATTCGCAGCAGAGACCATTGGTGCGGTCGTGCGAGTGGCTCAGATACCGTTCCCACTGCAGCATGAAGACGACGTTATCCAAAGCGTTGCGGCGGTCCTAACCGAACGCACTCGGCTGCTGGTTGTTGACCATGTCACAAGTCCTACTGCGATCGTCTTTCCACTGGAACGCTTGGTCGAACTTGCTCACGAAAACAAAACACGCATTCTGGTCGATGGGGCACATGCTCCGGGGATGATTCCGATCGACCTGCGGCAACTTGGTGCAGATTACTACACCGCGAATCACCACAAATGGATCTGTGCCCCGAAAGCGTCGGGGTTCTTATATGTGGACAAGTCCTTGCATCAAGAAGTTCGCCCCACCGTGATCAGCCACGGCGCCAATAAACAAAGCGATAGACGAAGCCGTTTCCATGCGGAATTCGATTGGCCAGGAACATACGATGTGACACCGATTCTTGCCGTGCCTGCCGCTCTTGATTTCCTGGGCACGCTTTTCCCAGGTGGACTGCCGCAGTTAATGGATCGAAACCATGACTGCGCCATCCAGGCCAGAAAGATCATGAATGACGCACTCGGCGCAGAAGCGGCCACTCCCGAACCGATGGTCGGATCGATGGCTGCGGTGACCCTAGCGAAAGACAAGTTTAGCTCATCGAGCGACTTGGCCACCTTTCAGAAACATCTCTTCGACAAACATCGGATCGAAGTCCCAACGTTCATGGGCCCCAACGACACTCCGATTTTGCGAGTGTCAATGCAGGCCTACAACGACCTCGCTCAGGTTGAACGGTTGGCAGACTTGCTGAGAACCAGCATCTGA
- a CDS encoding FkbM family methyltransferase, which translates to MFLIDYLYNALRLRTGESLSGESLRMHRVLHRSRWTLGTVRVAGHELTYVDGASAYSAWHAIFLQKLYDFRCGHESPVIIDCGANIGIAVRYWLSRYESPKILAIEPDPAIFETLKQNCDGAANVTLLQSAVSKTGGPLSFCSTGDDAGHLLQNDAGQQTDQKQTNTIAINSAQLSELIEQSDSPIDFLKLDIEGAETEVLKEAASKLDKVRNLFVEYHGFADQQQTLHELLAVLSEAGFRYHLLPELWSPSPYQQIKIDNGMDQRVNVCASRDFNGSAI; encoded by the coding sequence ATGTTCCTTATCGACTATCTCTACAACGCGCTGCGTTTGCGCACGGGCGAATCGCTTAGCGGTGAAAGCTTGCGCATGCATCGCGTTCTTCATCGATCGCGTTGGACCCTAGGAACGGTCCGAGTCGCTGGTCACGAGCTGACTTATGTCGACGGTGCGTCAGCCTACTCTGCTTGGCACGCAATCTTTTTGCAAAAGCTTTATGACTTTCGATGCGGCCATGAATCTCCCGTCATTATCGACTGCGGCGCCAACATTGGTATCGCCGTACGTTATTGGCTGTCACGATATGAATCGCCAAAGATTCTGGCGATCGAACCCGACCCGGCTATTTTTGAAACCCTAAAACAAAACTGCGACGGAGCGGCGAATGTCACGCTACTTCAATCGGCGGTTTCCAAGACGGGCGGACCACTATCATTTTGTTCCACAGGCGATGATGCGGGACACCTACTACAAAACGACGCCGGTCAGCAAACAGATCAAAAGCAGACAAATACAATAGCGATCAACTCGGCTCAGCTTTCCGAACTGATCGAACAATCAGACTCACCGATTGATTTCTTGAAACTGGATATCGAAGGCGCCGAAACGGAAGTCTTGAAAGAAGCCGCATCAAAACTTGACAAGGTTCGCAATCTGTTTGTCGAGTACCACGGCTTTGCTGATCAGCAGCAGACCTTGCATGAGTTGCTCGCAGTTCTGTCTGAAGCTGGCTTTCGATACCACTTGCTACCCGAGCTTTGGTCACCCAGCCCCTATCAGCAAATCAAAATTGACAACGGCATGGACCAACGCGTCAATGTTTGTGCCTCACGCGACTTCAACGGATCGGCCATATAA
- a CDS encoding glycosyltransferase family 2 protein, which produces MIRSVRPSQLFIAADGPRADHASDVAQCELTRKVTENVDWDCQVRRLYRDENLGCQDGVYTAINWFFEHVDFGIILEDDCLADASFFPFCEELGKRYESDERIAVITGDNFQNNQRRGDCSYYFSKFNHCWGWATWRRAWTLYDHNLSCPTGKSDDDVIQSFATRPGETRYWKTIFQRCREGKITAWDYRWTFTVWKHRMLTITPQVNLVQNIGFGSDASNTTGSDSRVPKRHTMEFPLTHPNNVSQHEDADRFCARYWFGVGDPVHFVMGLLQGVAGFLRSIRRKTRGSQRG; this is translated from the coding sequence ATGATTCGTTCGGTACGCCCAAGTCAGTTGTTCATTGCTGCCGATGGTCCTCGTGCTGATCACGCTAGCGACGTGGCACAATGTGAATTGACCCGGAAGGTAACCGAAAACGTCGACTGGGATTGTCAAGTCCGCCGTCTCTATCGCGATGAAAACCTTGGCTGCCAAGATGGCGTTTACACCGCGATCAATTGGTTTTTCGAACACGTCGACTTTGGGATCATCCTGGAAGACGATTGTTTGGCGGACGCTAGTTTTTTTCCGTTTTGCGAAGAACTCGGCAAACGTTACGAAAGCGACGAACGGATCGCCGTTATCACAGGCGACAACTTCCAAAACAACCAGCGCCGCGGTGACTGCAGTTACTACTTTTCAAAATTCAATCATTGCTGGGGATGGGCGACATGGCGTCGTGCCTGGACACTTTACGACCACAATCTATCATGCCCCACTGGAAAGTCTGACGATGACGTGATCCAGAGTTTCGCAACTCGTCCTGGCGAAACACGATACTGGAAGACGATATTCCAACGTTGCCGCGAAGGAAAGATTACGGCTTGGGACTATCGCTGGACGTTTACCGTCTGGAAGCACCGAATGCTAACGATCACGCCACAAGTCAACTTGGTGCAAAACATCGGATTCGGGTCCGACGCATCCAACACCACCGGTTCAGACTCTCGCGTTCCCAAACGCCACACAATGGAATTCCCACTGACCCATCCTAATAACGTTTCGCAGCATGAAGACGCAGACCGGTTTTGCGCCCGCTATTGGTTTGGCGTTGGCGATCCTGTGCACTTCGTGATGGGACTACTGCAAGGCGTCGCTGGGTTCCTTCGGTCGATACGACGTAAAACACGGGGCTCTCAACGAGGCTGA
- a CDS encoding FkbM family methyltransferase, producing the protein MAKRTFRQRVVSILRPVYEKIAMPLCHRLGLRAINSVALDYLDIRLIDIFDRKRNGTFIEAGANNGISQSNTYYLEKVLGWTGLLIEPSPSLAEACRRNRSSSAVFNAALVRDGYPDSHVVLEQAGLMSVVNDGVIDEATIREHVDTGRDVQHLEAEAAIKVTARTLQSILDESNLTHIDFFSLDVEGYELEVLSGIDFTKTNIDWILVEVRQSNEERIDQMLQTHGYRWEHIWKTRVYANKLYRRQ; encoded by the coding sequence GTGGCTAAAAGAACCTTTCGTCAGCGTGTCGTCTCGATACTGCGTCCTGTTTACGAAAAGATCGCGATGCCGCTATGCCACCGCCTAGGGCTGAGGGCGATCAACTCGGTTGCCCTGGATTACCTAGACATCCGGCTGATCGACATTTTCGACCGAAAGCGAAACGGGACATTCATCGAAGCGGGTGCCAACAATGGCATCTCGCAGAGCAACACGTACTATCTTGAAAAAGTTCTTGGCTGGACCGGACTGCTGATCGAGCCGAGTCCGTCACTCGCCGAAGCTTGCCGTCGCAACCGCAGTAGTTCAGCCGTTTTCAATGCTGCCCTGGTCCGTGATGGCTACCCAGACAGCCACGTCGTCTTGGAGCAGGCAGGCCTGATGAGCGTTGTCAATGATGGCGTCATCGACGAAGCCACCATACGGGAACACGTCGACACCGGCCGAGACGTGCAACACCTTGAAGCAGAAGCGGCAATCAAAGTTACAGCTCGGACGCTGCAAAGTATTCTTGACGAATCAAACCTAACTCACATCGACTTTTTCTCATTGGATGTCGAAGGCTACGAACTTGAAGTTCTCAGCGGAATCGACTTTACCAAAACCAACATCGATTGGATCTTAGTCGAGGTTCGCCAGTCAAACGAAGAACGAATCGACCAAATGCTGCAGACACATGGTTATCGCTGGGAGCACATTTGGAAAACTCGAGTCTACGCCAACAAGCTTTACCGCCGCCAATGA